In Pseudomonas fluorescens, a genomic segment contains:
- a CDS encoding response regulator transcription factor, whose translation MPNILLVEDDAALSELIASYLERNGYHVSVLSRGDHVRERARLNPPDLVILDLMLPGLDGLQVCRLLRADSAGLPILMLTARDDSHDQVLGLEMGADDYVTKPCEPRVLLARVRTLLRRSSLSEPQVVNDQIVMGNLCIDLSERTVSWREQAVELSSGEYNLLVVLARHAGEVLSRDQILQRLRGIEFNGTDRSVDVAISKLRRKFDDHAGEARKIKTVWGKGYLFSRSEWEC comes from the coding sequence ATGCCCAACATCCTCCTGGTCGAAGACGACGCCGCTCTCTCCGAGCTGATTGCCAGCTACCTGGAACGCAACGGTTACCACGTCAGTGTGCTCAGCCGGGGCGATCATGTGCGCGAACGCGCGCGCCTCAACCCGCCCGACCTAGTGATCCTCGACCTGATGCTGCCCGGTCTCGACGGCTTGCAAGTGTGCCGCTTGCTGCGCGCCGACTCGGCGGGCCTGCCGATCCTGATGCTGACCGCCCGTGATGACAGCCATGACCAGGTGCTGGGCCTGGAAATGGGCGCCGATGACTATGTGACCAAACCCTGCGAACCGCGCGTGCTGCTCGCTCGTGTCCGCACATTGCTGCGCCGCAGCAGTCTGTCGGAGCCCCAGGTGGTCAACGACCAGATCGTCATGGGCAACCTGTGCATCGACCTGTCGGAACGCACCGTGAGTTGGCGTGAGCAGGCGGTGGAGTTGTCCAGCGGTGAATACAACCTGCTGGTGGTGCTGGCCCGGCATGCCGGCGAGGTGCTCAGCCGCGACCAGATCCTGCAACGCCTGCGCGGCATCGAGTTCAACGGCACCGACCGCTCGGTGGACGTGGCGATTTCCAAGCTGCGCCGCAAATTCGACGACCACGCTGGCGAGGCGCGCAAGATCAAGACCGTGTGGGGCAAGGGCTACTTGTTCAGTCGTTCCGAGTGGGAATGCTGA
- a CDS encoding efflux RND transporter periplasmic adaptor subunit — translation MIAPAEHTDVVTVAFQVAGNQLGESGVVFDQEDVGHDVSRNTVMCRSQIPCGSRLACYGGASDTESLTDSPRSGASPLPHLILIVSKVVQGYTPPVPCGLHLTFLHRRPTQLHSTTAQVALGCASQYWDKSMSKNLFAPFCLLALTLALSACDKSADEAPATPPVKVRIETLAAKPLSITSELSGRIAAPRIAEVRARVAGVVMQRVFKEGHDVKQGDVLFRIDPAPFKADLDSAQANLSKAEANAFQARLQEQRYSQLVEGNAISGQDYDNARAAVRQTNAEVAANKAAVERARLNLGYATVTAPISGRIGRALVTEGALVGQNEATPLALIQQLDPIHADLTQSTRELNDLRRAFRAGSLKQVGQDQAKATLIQDDGSLYPLPGKLLFAEISVDPGTGQIILRSEFPNPDLDLLPGSFVRVRLEQAVDKQGISVPQRAITRDSAGIPMVLLLDAEQTVSLQPVELGAVIEDRWIVSSGLKAGDRIVVEGLQHARPGEKVEVDDSPLVKE, via the coding sequence ATGATCGCCCCGGCTGAGCACACTGACGTGGTAACCGTTGCGTTCCAGGTAGCTGGCAATCAGCTCGGAGAGAGCGGCGTCGTCTTCGACCAGGAGGATGTTGGGCATGATGTTTCCAGAAATACAGTGATGTGTCGTTCACAAATCCCATGTGGGAGCAGGCTTGCCTGCTATGGCGGTGCTTCAGATACAGAGTCGTTGACTGATTCACCGCGATCGGGGGCAAGCCCCCTCCCACATTTGATCCTCATTGTAAGCAAGGTTGTGCAAGGATATACGCCCCCGGTGCCCTGCGGGCTGCACCTTACATTTCTTCACAGACGACCTACACAGCTTCACAGCACCACGGCGCAGGTGGCCTTAGGATGCGCCAGTCAATATTGGGATAAGAGCATGTCGAAGAATCTGTTTGCGCCGTTTTGCCTGTTGGCCCTGACGCTGGCACTCAGCGCCTGTGACAAGTCGGCCGATGAGGCACCGGCAACGCCCCCGGTCAAAGTGAGGATCGAAACCCTTGCAGCCAAGCCCCTGTCCATCACCAGCGAATTGAGCGGGCGTATCGCCGCGCCGCGCATTGCCGAAGTGCGTGCGCGGGTCGCCGGGGTGGTGATGCAACGGGTGTTCAAGGAAGGCCATGACGTCAAACAGGGCGACGTGCTGTTTCGCATCGACCCAGCACCGTTCAAGGCCGACCTGGACAGTGCCCAGGCCAACCTGAGCAAAGCCGAGGCCAATGCGTTCCAGGCGCGCCTGCAGGAGCAGCGCTACAGCCAGTTGGTGGAAGGCAATGCCATCAGCGGCCAGGACTACGACAACGCCCGCGCCGCCGTGCGCCAGACCAACGCCGAAGTCGCCGCCAACAAGGCCGCCGTCGAGCGCGCCAGGCTGAACCTGGGCTATGCCACCGTGACCGCGCCGATTTCCGGGCGCATCGGCCGCGCACTGGTAACCGAGGGGGCGCTGGTCGGCCAGAACGAGGCCACGCCACTGGCGCTTATCCAGCAACTGGACCCGATTCACGCCGACCTGACCCAGTCCACCCGCGAGCTGAACGACCTGCGCCGCGCCTTCCGCGCGGGCAGCTTGAAGCAAGTCGGCCAGGACCAGGCCAAGGCCACGTTGATCCAGGACGACGGCAGCCTGTATCCGCTGCCAGGCAAGTTGCTGTTCGCCGAAATCAGCGTCGACCCGGGCACCGGTCAAATCATCCTGCGCAGCGAGTTCCCCAACCCCGACCTCGACCTGTTGCCCGGCAGCTTCGTGCGCGTGCGCCTGGAACAGGCCGTCGACAAACAAGGCATCAGCGTGCCGCAACGCGCCATCACCCGTGATAGCGCCGGTATCCCCATGGTGCTGTTGCTGGACGCCGAACAAACCGTGAGCCTGCAACCGGTGGAACTGGGCGCGGTCATCGAAGACCGCTGGATCGTCAGCAGCGGCCTCAAGGCCGGCGACCGTATCGTCGTCGAGGGCCTGCAACACGCGCGGCCCGGTGAAAAAGTTGAAGTGGACGACAGCCCGCTCGTAAAGGAATAA